The DNA sequence ATTGGTGCTCGCGGTGGGAATGGGGGGATGCATGCGGCCGAGGGAGGTTGCGGCGGTGACGTAGTCATACGCGGCTTTCTCGTGGGCTCTGGCGTTCGAGGCGGCAGCGGAGGAAGCGGGGGACCCGGCGTTGATCGAGTTTCATGCCCAGGTGGTGAGGGTGGCACAGGTGGCCGGGGAGGGAACGGCATGGTTCTTTCCTACACGATTGAGTCACCGAACATAGATGCTGGTGCGGCCCCGCGCGATCCAGGAACTCCAGGACAGGATGGAACTCCTGGTAATAACGCAACCGGAAATGCCGGGGGTGCCGGATCAAACGGGTCGCCATGTTCGTCAGGTGGAAAGGGTGGCAATGGCACGCCGGGCACGGGCGGCAAAGGTGGTGACGGCGGACCAGGCGGTTCCGGCGCGCCAGGTGGCATTGGTGGAAAAGGTGGTGCAGGGGGATCAGGAACCGGCGGTGTTGGAGGCAATGGTGGCATAGGAGGATCCTGCTGTCCGCCGCATGACGGTAACGGTGGCGCCGGCGGCAACGGCGGAGATGGTGGCGCCGGCGTGCCAGGCGCCGGCGGTAAAGGTGGCGCCGGCGGAATAGGAATTGGCGGATTTGGAGGTAACGGTGGAAACGGCGGAAGTGGTGGCACGGGTATCGGCGGCAGCGGCGGAATAGGCGGTTCGGGAGGTAATTCACTTACTTCAGTTGGCGCGGGAGGAAATGGCGGGACCGGCGGCGCAGGCGCAGCCGGCGCAGGCGGCGCCGGAGGCACCGCAGGAGCAGGAAGTGCTGGCGACGGGTCCCCCGGGGCCGCTGGCGGAACCGGCGGTCAAGCCAACGGTGCGGATGGTACAAATGGCTCGTCGGGAACGGGCTGCCCTGCCTAACGACAAAGTGCATTCGTCAGTTTTGTATTTGCAGATTCAACGCGCGTCGAGTAATCATATCAGATTTGAATCCATGCGTGCTGGTTAAATGACCAGCACGTTTTTTTCTACCTATCTTGAAGACCCATTTTCACCGAGACTTATAGGACGGTGCGACGAGTTTTCTTGATTGGCTGCAAACGTTCGCGTTTTTTTCGGAGATTCCGGAACCATGTCCACTGATCTCATCCTTAGGCAAGTCGAAGGGTCCGTGGCGGTTTTGCGCCTCAATCGGCCCGACGTCCTCAATGCCCTCAACATTCCGTTGATGGACCAGTTGATCAGCATCCTCGAATCGATCGACGCCGATCCGGCCATCCGCTGTATCGTCCTCACTGGAAACGAACGCGCCTTCGCCGCAGGAGCCGACATCAAGGAAATGGCCGACGCGAGCGTGGTGGACATGTATGAGCGCAACAACCTCGCTCGCTGGGAGCGTATCAAGAAAGTCCGCAAGCCCATCATTGCGGCGGTGAACGGCTTCTGCCTCGGCGGTGGCTGCGAACTGGCGATGCACTGTGACATGATCATCGCTGGCGAAAACGCTCAGTTCGGGCAGCCGGAAATCAATATCGGTGTGATTCCCGGCGCGGGAGGCACCCAGCGCCTGACGCGCGAGGCGGGGAAGTTCCGGGCGATGGAACTGATCCTCACTGGCCGCTTCTTCGGGGCAAAAGAAGCCGCGAGCATCGGCCTGGCCACGCGCGTGGTGGCGGACGCCCTCGTCGTCGAAGAGTCGATGAAGCTGGCGCGCGAGATCGCCGCCAAATCTCCCATGGCGGTGCGCTTCGCAAAGGAAGCTGTCCTGAAGGCATTCGAAGGCACTCTGTCTGATGGTCTGGACTACGAGCGGAAGATGTTCTATATGCTGTTCGGCACCGAAGACCAGAAAGAAGGCATGAAGGCATTCATGGAAAAGCGCAAGCCAAACTACACGGGCAAATAAGGTCGCCATCGTGACCGCGACGCGCCTTTGCAGTGTCCGAGAAGAGCTTTGATACTTCTTGCGAGACGGTCCCATGAGGAAGATGATATGAGCTACGAAACTCTTCAGATCAGCGATGCCAACGGCGTCCGTACGATCACACTCAATCGTCCGGACGACATGAACGCCGCAAACGACCGCATGACGGCTGAGTTGACGAAGGAAATCCGTGGCGTCACCCGTGACAAGTCGATTCGCTGCGTGGTGCTGACCGGCGCCGGGCGCGCATTCTGCGTGGGGCAGGATCTGAAGGAAGCAACCTCGCGAGAAGGTCCTTACGACTTCGGGACGCGCCTTCGCAACGGCTACGGTCCACTCGTGACCGCCCTCTTCAAGTTGCCCATCCCCACCATCGCGAGTATTAACGGAGCCGCCGCGGGCGCAGGCTGGAGCCTGGCCTTGGCGTGCGACTTGCGAATCGCGGCGAAGAACGCGAAGTTTGTTTCGGCCTTCAGCAATATCGGACTTGTGCCCGATTGCGGGATGACCTGGCTTCTGCCGCGAATTGTCGGGTACGCCCGAGCGATCGAACTGGCGTGGCTTAGCGATCCCCTTTCGGCCGAATCCGCATTACAATTGGGCCTTGTCCATCGGGTGGCGGAGCCGGATGCCCTCGCGTCGACGACTCGGCAGTTGGCCGAGCAGATCGCAAAGCGCCCGACGCGTGGTCTGGCGCTGACAAAACAGGCAATGCTCGCGGGCTACGGGAACGATCTCGAAGCCCAACTGGAATATGAGGCCCAGCTTCAGAGCATAGCCGGCCGCACCAAGGATTACAGCGAAGGCGTTCGGGCCTTCATTGAGAAGCGAACTCCGGAGTTTTCAGGTGACTAGCGAGCGACTGTTTGGCGTAATTGGATCGGGCACGATGGGCGGCGGCATCGCACAGGCTGCCGCTGCGGCAGGCTTCATTGTTCACACTCTGGACACCAACCCGGACCTTGTGAAGTCCGCATATTCAAAAATCGCCGAGCGTCTCGACACCCGCGTCGCCAAAGGCAGCCTGCCGCGCCACGAACGCGACAACATCATGTCGCGTCTCCACGTCGCCCGGGACTATGACGCGTTCAAGGAATGCGAAGTCGTAATTGAAGCGGTATCCGAGGATCTGGCGCTGAAGCGTAAGATCATCGGTCAGCTCGATTCGGTCGCCTCACCGCGGACGCTGCTGGGCACCAATACCTCCAGCCTGCCGATCTCGAAACTCAGCGAGGGCCTGAAGCACTCCGATCGCTTTCTCGGCATGCACTTCTTCAACCCCGCGCCGGTCATGAAATTGATTGAACTGGTTCGCGGCGAAAAAACCTCCGAACAGGCGATGGTTGATGCCCGCGCAATTTCCACGGCACTCGACAAAACCGCCGTGAAGGTAAAGGACTCGCCCGGTTTCATCGGCAACCGCGTCAATCGGCCATTTTACCTCGAAGCCCTCCGATTGCTTGAGACGGGTGAGGCGAACATTCGCAGCATCGACACAGCGATGAAGACGGTTGGCGGCTTCCGCATGGGGCCTTTCGAGTTGCTCGATCTGATCGGCCTCGACATCAATTTTCGGGTGACGGAAACCGTATACGAAGGCTTCGGAAAGCCGTCGCGGTTCGCGCCGAGCGCGATCCAGCAGAAGCTGGTCGCCGAAGGTCGTCTGGGACGAAAGAGCGGTTGCGGCTTCTACGACTATTCCAACGGCGAACCCACGGTTGCCTACGAAACGAAGCCGAAGGATTGCACTTCCTGGAAGGCGAGCGAATCGCTGAAGCAATTTGCGGAGATGCTTGAGAAGCCCGCCGATCGAAATATGTGGATCTACAGCCGCATCTTCATGGCCGTCATGAATGAAGCCGCGATGACGGCCGACAGCGTCGCGCTGGCACGGGATGTGAACCTGACGATGGAGCTGGGCTTCAATTACCCCGAAGGACCTCTCGCGACGGCTGATTATGTCGGACTCGACATCTGCCAGCGTCTGCTGGCGGACTACCACCGCGACACAAACGGCGATGAGCGATACGCACCCAATCCGCTGATGGACCGCCATGTCGCAAAAGGTGAACTCGGTGAGAAAACCGCCCACGGATTTCTCTATCACGCTCTGTAGCCGCATATTTTCCGGGCTGGAGCGGCCCAATTCATTCCGACGGTCCAATCTGCCGCCGCCGGGGGAGCGATTTCGTGCGAATGCGTCGCACTATCCGGCATTGTCGGCTTCTTGCTTCCGGACCGTTCAAATCAACGCGTCCGATACCGCGGCGCGCTGACCCCGCTCTTCACTGTTCCGCCTGAAACTGGAGTTGAATCGACCGCCGATCCACGGGTAGGATTAAGGTTGGATAGCGGGTTGGAACTGCACCTCATCGGTCGACAAATAATGCAATCCAACTCGCTTTGCACTTCAATGTGATCGCGCGGACTACCGGGCTAAGGCTCCTTGGACCGAATCGGAGAATCCCATGCGGATCGTTCTATTTCTGCGAGTACTCCCACTCATAATCCTTCTCGCTCGCGCCAGTATTGCGGATAATGCGCTCGCCGACGACCTGGTATTTACTGCGAATTGCAGCAACGTTTGGCAGGATTGCTGCGTGTGCGGTCCAAATCTTCAAATCAACTGGAATCGTCCTTGTACGGCAGGTGTCTGCCCCGCCGCGCCGAGCAAGCTCGATCAGGTCAGTGTCATGCAGGACTGCATTGTCGGTGCCAGCCCGTTCTCCGACGCCAACGCGAATATGCTGAGTCAGTCCAATGGAACGCTCACCCTTCTCGGAATTCTAAATGTGAAAACCGGCGCGACGTTCGACGGCTCGGTTGTCTGGCAGAGCGGAACTCTCGCACGCGCGGACTCCGATATACCTGTTTTGACGGTGAACAATGAGATGACATTGAGCGGTGCGGAAGACAAGTTGCTCGGCGCTAATGTTGGTCGCCCCATGGGACACATCACGCTATCGAACGCCGCAACCATCACTTGGCAGGACTCGGGAAATCTTGTCGTCGGCGTTGGGCCGGGCGGACTGCCCTCGGTGTTACGAATCGAAGCTGGTTCGCTGCTCGATCAGCAGACGGATGCGTCCCTGCTGACCACTCAGCAGTTCGGATTCGGCAAAGTGACCAATCTCGGAACGATTCAAAAATCCGCCGGGGCAGGCACAAGCATCTGGAATATTAATCTGGAAAACAATGGACTCTTCGATATTAAATCCGGAAATGTCACGCTAACAGGCCAAGGAGCCTCGAACGGCGAATTTCGGGTCAGCACCGGTTCGACACTGACTTTTGCGACGTCCTTCGGCTTCGAGTTTCGGCAGGGAATTCAATTTATCGGAGATGGTGAAGTCGTTCTTGTCGACACTGGATCGAGTGCTGGAGTGATTGTCAACGAGGCCGTGGAACTGAACCGATTAAAGGTCGCCGACTCGGGTGAAATTCGTTCAACCAATAACATGGGGAGCCTTCAGGTCACAGGAAGACTCGAAGTCGACGGTGCCCGAATCACACCCCCTGTGACGGTGAAGCCCGGTGCCCGCATTGAGCAAAGCGGACCGCACGAAAGCTCTTTCGGCGACTTATTCATTGAGGGCACGGCAGAAATTCAGCAGGGAGTTCTTGCGACGGTGGATCGGACCCTCACGATTCAACCGGGCGGCGTCGTCGAAATCCATGACGGCGCGGCATTGCGTACCGCCGGCCTGGTCAATCTTCCAATTCAAAATAATGGAACGATTCAGAAGACAATGGGAAGTGGCACGGCCGCAGTGAAAGCCGACTTCTTTGAGCTGTTCTTCAACAACGCCGGCGGACTGATCCATGTCGCGTCCGGCACACTCGATTTCGAGGACTCGAACATTCGAAACGAGGGTGGTGAGTGGCAAATCGATTCGGGTACAACGGTCAAAGCGCCAGGTTCGTTCGGGGGCATGTTCGAACTGAACGCCGGCGCCGTCCGTGGCAGCGGGAGTTTGTTGGTTCGGCGATTGAATAACAACGGCGGCGTGGTGGCACCGGGAAACTCGGCCGGAATTCTCAAGATAATCGGCGATGGTCCCACCGGCCGTCCGGGCGACTATCTTCAGGACGCAAACGGCACGCTCGAAATTGAGATCGGCGGGCTGACGCCCGAAACTGCTCACGACCAGTTGCAAATTGCCGGCAATGCCACGCTGGGCGGCACATTGAAGCTCAGTCTCCTCAACGGTTTCATTCCTGCGACAGACGATGAAGTAACGATCCTCACCGCGCTCACTCGTTCGGGGACATTTGCAACCGTCGATACCAGCGGACTCCCCGCCGGGCTTGACGTGGAGATGGAGTATTCCGCGACGTCGGTCCTCGTGCGGTTCAACAACAACATCCCCGTGAACAACAACAACAACAACAATAACTCGAATTCAAACGGGAACGAGAACTCCAACTCCAACGCAAACAGTAATAGCAACGACAATACCAATTCGAACGACAATACAAACACGAACGGAAACGCGAATAACAACAACAATGATAATTCAGGCGACCCTGCACCGAATCCCACGCCCAATTGCGGCGAAGGCGCCTGCGGGGCAGGCGGTGCAGGCATGATGCCGCTGTTGATTGCCGGACTGGTTTCGAGCCTGCGAAGACGCGGAGAGAGACGTCGTTCGCGCGTCAAATAGAGCCGTACCGCGGCACCTGGACGCGCGCCGAATCGTCAGCGATTACGTTTGTGCGAACGAGGGCCGGATCCGGCGTTTGATCGACGCACCGCCAACGAGATCAGACCTCGGTGACTTCCTTCGTCTTTGCGGCCGCCAGCTCTTCGAGCATGCCTTCGAATTTCTTGGTGAGCTTGTCGATGTTTTCCGTTCCACGCTTGGCATCGTCTTCAGGAAGATCGCCGGCTTTCTTCTCCGCTTCGATCTTCTGAATCGCATCGCGGCGGGCATTCCGAATGACCACTTTCTGGGATTCGGCCAGCTTCTTGACCTGCGTCGCGATTTGCTGTCGCCGTTCGCCGGAGAGCGGCGGAATCGGCAGTCGAAGCACCTTTCCATCGCTCTGCGGGTTGATTCCCAGCGACGCCTCCTGCAGTGATCGTTCGATGTCCTTCAGCGTGGTCGGATCGAAGGGTTTGACGATGAGCATTCCGGCATCCGGCGCACTGATCGTCGCCAAAGCCTTTAATTCCATGGGCGCGCCGCCATATGCCGCCACTTTCACCTTAACCTGGTCAACCAATCCCGGCGAGGCTCGGCCCGTCCGCACGCCGCGGTACTCCGATTTCAGATAGGTGACCGATTTCTCCATGGCCTCTTCGGCCTCGAATTCGATTTCATCGAGCGGCATACGCCAATCTCCTGCTGCGTGATATTTACAGGGATCCGATTGTAAAGGCGATCCGGAGTTCAAACAATTCGCACGCCCTCCCCCTTTTCATTCCCAGCTTGATTTATCGATCCAACTTAACGACAATCCGTCGATTGTGTCAGGGTCAACTAAAGACAGAAATTGCACCGCGGGGAACCTATTTTTTGGGAGTGATGGATAATGCGCAGGCACAGATTCATACGGTTGACGTGGACGATGGCGGCCGCTGTCGGCATGGTTTCGTTCGGCGCGACCCGCGCGCCGGCCGACGACGTCGTGGTGGTCAAGGTCGAAGGCCAGGGGCTGGACAAAGACGGCGCGATCAAGGACGCCCTTCGCAAGGCGATCGAGCGCGGCGGGCAGAACGAAATCGCCAGCCGGTCGCAGACGAAGGACTTCGCGCTCGAATACGACGTGGTCCTGGCGCGGGCCTCGGGCCTCGTAAAGGACTACAAGGTGCTGCGGGAATCAAGCGGATCCGGCATCTTCACGGCTGAGATCGAGGCGAAAGTGAGCAAGAGCCTCCTGGACGCCACCTGGGCGGACGTAGCGATCGAGTTGAAGAAGCTTGGGCGGCCGAAGATCATGGTACTCTTTCGAGAGGCCATTCACGACATGGAACGCCCTGAGGGCAGCCGCGAAGTCGTCCAGAACAGCAGCCAGACCGGCGTGTACATCGAGCGAAAGCTGATGAAGCTGGGCTTCAAGGTCGTCAATCCCGGCGCGCTGAAGGAGATTGAACGCAAGAAGGCTGAAGTCGCCGCCGCCGAGAACGACACCGAAACGCTGAAAGCGCTGGCAACCAGCTATGGCGCAGCCATTGTTCTCAAGGGTGACTCGCGGGCCAGCGGGCCGCAGAAGACAAACACGCCTGCGGGCACGCTGAATATGTGGGAATCGGATGTGACCATCCAGGGTTTCTGGACCGAAACCGGCGATGGCATCTTTTCCAATGCCGTCACCTCGATTCGAGGTGGCTCCCGCGTTGCGGGACCCGCCGGAGCGACACAGACGCTCAACAAGACCGGTGAAAAGCTCGCCGATCAGAGCATTTACGATCTGCTCGAAGCCTGGACTCGCGGAACGGCTGGCGGAGTCGGCGACATCATCGTTGAAGTCCGAAACGTCGGAAGCATCAAACAGGGCCTGGCGATCAAGAAGGCCCTGGCCGAAGTCAAGGGCGTCGAAGAAGTCACGAAGGAAGGCGCCAAAGGCACTGTGAAGTTCACGGTCGTGACCGCGATGAGCGCCGAAGAGTTCGTGGAACATGTCGTCGAAATGGCATTCGACGATTTCGAATGGGAAGTCGAGGATCAGAAGACCAAGACGATCATCTGCGTGGTTAAAGGCTGACGCATCGGTACATGAGTCTGCGCGGATGGGCGCTGTCGCTTCCATTCGCAGCAAGCCACCCCAAAATTCATGATCGTCCGGAAGCCGGCGGATTTGGACTCCCGCCGGCTTCTTCATTTCGGGAACACTTGACAATCCACCTGTATAATCGCCGCATGATTCCTCCGGAACGCGCCATCCAACAAAACGATCCCCCTTCCGATCCGCTCGCGGTTGAACCGCGATGGAAGATGTGGGGGTGCCTCGCCCTGCTGATGGTTGCGCTTCTGATTGTCGTCGCACCGCGAATCAGCCTCTCCCGGTGGGAAGTCATCCGACACATGAACGCGGCCTTCGACGAAGCCATGCAATGGCGCGATGGCAAGCTGTATCTCTCGGATGCCGCACCCATCTGGGAAGCGCCGGCCGTCGATGGCCGCAAGTACAACGTCGTGGGGCACGTCTTCGTGCTGCTTTCACTCGTCGGCGTGTGGCTTTCGGAATTGACCGGTGCGCCGCCGGGGCAGTTTTACCCGCCCTATTACATTCTCATGCTCGCAGCGCCCGTGCCGTTGGTGGCCTTCGGTGTGTTCAGACTCCAGACCCGGTCCGCAGCATGGGGCGCGGTCCTCGCCGGATATTTCATCGCCGGCACCTGCATGCGTCCGGTCCTCTGGCACTGCCGGGGGAGCAGCATCTACTACATTAACCATGTCATCGCCGCGACCGGACTGCTGATTTTCGCCGCGGACATGCTTGGCCGACGTCGAGTCTGGCCGGCAGCGATCGGACTCATTCTGGCCGCCTGGTCGAGGCAGATGACTTGCCTGTATGCGCTGCCATTTCTCTGGCTGACGTGGACGGCCTGCCGATCGCCCCGCGGCAATCCTCCTTCGGCGATCGGGATTGAATCAGCGTTCCGCGAGATAACTCCAGCCGGTCGCAGCGTGAGAACAAGTTACGTCAAGTTCTTCGCCGCCCTCGGCGTGGTCGCTGTGATCGGGCTATACCCGATGGCGATGAGCTACGCAAAACTCGGTAACCCGCTCGACTCAGGCTATCCCGGCATGTATGTCGGACGAACGGACAAGATCGCTCTCGACGCGCAATCCTGCTTCTGGGGCACGCGATGGTTTCCGCGCCACTTCAAATCCATGAACCTCACGCTGCCGACTCCCGACATTCGAGAGAACACCATCTACTTCGATAACACCGACCGGGACGGAGGCAGCATCTGGTTCACAACCCCGCTTCTGCTGGCGGTCTTTGCCACCGCACGCCGATGGTGGCGCGATCCGGCCCGCCGGGCACTCATGCTCTCCTCCCTGCTGGTGATTTTCGGATTGTGGGGCTACCACACCACCGGCTCCCACGAGTGCGGCTATTATCGTTACGCACTGGATTTCATCCCGATCTGGTTCGCCGTGATTGCCCCCTACGTCACGACGCCGCGTGCCGCGCCATGGACACTCGCCTGTCTGGCATGGAGCACCTTCTACTTCTTCATGCTTCTTCCCTGACCCATCGGCGCCACCGGATTTCGACGGTCCGGATGCAGTCTCATCCCGATAATCCGATGCGCCACAACGCCATCGAGCGATTTGATTCGTCACCGGTGGATTGAGTTCCGGCGGCGCGAATATACTTGATAAGGAGCGACTGCGGCCGCGCCAATTCGATGCGCGGGCGTGACGTCGATCACCCATGACAAGCGACGAATTTCAACTGCAAATTGCGCGACTGCAATCAAAGATTGAAGCGTTGCCGCTCGCCGATCACGAGGCGATCGAGAAACTTCTGCGCGAAACCCTGGCCCGACACGCTGAGATTCAGGCCGCGCGGGCCGCCGCGCTCGACGCGCTGGATGACTGGCGTTTGACGATCAAATACGCCGTTTACGATGCCGAATGCGCACGACGCGAGCGGGACCCTTCCAGCGAGTCTTGAAACCCCGGGATTCAAACCATCCACACACTCGCGCCCAACCGATCCGCCGCCCCGTCCCGGTTGTCGATTCCCAAGGCCTTGTTAGAATACAATCCATGACGTGAACTTCGGCCGAAGTGGCGGAATCGGCAGACGCGCCGGATTCAAAATCCGGTTCCCGCAAGGGAGTGAGGGTTCAAGTCCCTCCTTCGGCAGTCCCCTCCAATTGACTCCTTCATTCAAAAGTAAACACACGATAGAACTTCACAGGCGACGGCCTGCCTGGCGATCGTGCCGCGCGCCGGTTGTCCTTCGCAACTCATAAAAAGCAAACGGCCCCGCCGGATTGTCTCCGACGGGGCCGCTGTGTTTTCAGACTCCGAACGCCGAACTCATGCCCGTTGGCAGGAAGCTCGGACGTTCCGACTCATCGGATCACCGATCAGGGACTGGTGATCACGAGGTCGTAGCTTCCGGGAACGGAACCCGTCCAGCCGCCAGTGCAGGCGAACTTGACGTAGTACACATTGCCCGGAGTCAGACCGGTCACTGACGCCGTCGAATAGTACGGCGCGGCGCCCGTGCATCCGTCATCATCGCATGCCAAGACAGGTCCTGCACAGCTTTCCAGCACGGCGATGATGCCGTCAACAAGCGTGCCGGCCGAGGCACAGTTCTGGACCGTCACCGAGCCATTGGCCGGCGCCGTGAACTTGTACCAGACGGTGTTGGTGCCCTGGGCAGCCGCACCGGTCCAGTGGCAAGCCGCCGGATAGAGCGGATCGGCTCCATTGGCCGTAGCCGTGGTGTTGTTGCCGCTGACGGCCGCGCCATTGATGTTCGCGGTGATGTCAATGGCATCGACACACTCGTCGTTGGTGATCGGGATGTAGTCGTTGCAATCCACGCCGATGCAATCCGACGCGAGCCCCAGATAGGTGCCGCCACCGTTCAAGCAATCTGCCTGGGTCACGAACTCGGTGCAGACCTCACCGGTGCAGCAAGCGCCTTCGTCACCGATCGGCGTGCATGCCAGGGTGGCCGTGTAATTCCACGGGCCGCCAGCACACGGATAGCCTTCGAACACGCTCGGCAGGACGAGCACCCAGTAGGTGCCCGGGCCCACGTTCACGTTGACCGACGTCAACTGGCATGTCGTCGAAGCGGCAGAAGCGAGAATGTTCAGATTCGCGCAGCCACTCGATGCATCCACGATGGCAATGAGGAAGTCGAAGTCCGCCGTGGCCGACCAGTTCAGGTTCGACGCCGTCGCAACGTTGACTTCATACCAGTCGGTGTCACGCGTTCCGCCATCGGCCCATGCAGTGCCGCAGACAGAATCGTTGCACGCGATCGGCGAGAAGATCACCGGAACGGAGTTGCATCCGCCGTTGAAGTTGTCCACGCCGCCACAGTTGCCCTCGAGCTCATTGTCCGTGCAGTTCACGCAGGAGACGCAGACGATATCCTCGCATGCGAAATCCGGCTCGAACTGATAACCATTCGGGCACAGCAGGCCGGACGGAACGACAGTGCAGACGCCGTTCGGCGCACAGCACGCGCCGCCACCGCTGTTGTCACATTCAATGACCAGATCAAAGGTCCCGCCCGTACCACTGAAGGCATCAACGATGATGTAGTAGGTGATGCCCGTCGTGGCCGCGAAGGTCACCTGCTCGACCAGGGCCGGGAAGTTATCCGAGCCTGCCACGCAGGTGCCGAGGATGTCGAAGCAGTCGGTGACGACATACATCGAACCATCGAAGCTCACGGCCGTCGGCGTCATCGTGACGGTCATCACGGTGTCCGCTGTCGGCGTGAATGAGTAGACCACGTCCGGACCGGTTGCCGCATAGCCCGTGCAACCAGCGGCGGTCGGGTCGTAGTTGTTGCCTGCACCGATGTTCGAACCCGAAAGGAAGAACGTGTCGCAATCGATTGCGATCGCGGTCTCACAGGTCGGGTTCGGCTGC is a window from the Phycisphaerae bacterium genome containing:
- a CDS encoding enoyl-CoA hydratase/isomerase family protein, with protein sequence MSTDLILRQVEGSVAVLRLNRPDVLNALNIPLMDQLISILESIDADPAIRCIVLTGNERAFAAGADIKEMADASVVDMYERNNLARWERIKKVRKPIIAAVNGFCLGGGCELAMHCDMIIAGENAQFGQPEINIGVIPGAGGTQRLTREAGKFRAMELILTGRFFGAKEAASIGLATRVVADALVVEESMKLAREIAAKSPMAVRFAKEAVLKAFEGTLSDGLDYERKMFYMLFGTEDQKEGMKAFMEKRKPNYTGK
- a CDS encoding enoyl-CoA hydratase/isomerase family protein, whose translation is MSYETLQISDANGVRTITLNRPDDMNAANDRMTAELTKEIRGVTRDKSIRCVVLTGAGRAFCVGQDLKEATSREGPYDFGTRLRNGYGPLVTALFKLPIPTIASINGAAAGAGWSLALACDLRIAAKNAKFVSAFSNIGLVPDCGMTWLLPRIVGYARAIELAWLSDPLSAESALQLGLVHRVAEPDALASTTRQLAEQIAKRPTRGLALTKQAMLAGYGNDLEAQLEYEAQLQSIAGRTKDYSEGVRAFIEKRTPEFSGD
- a CDS encoding 3-hydroxybutyryl-CoA dehydrogenase codes for the protein MTSERLFGVIGSGTMGGGIAQAAAAAGFIVHTLDTNPDLVKSAYSKIAERLDTRVAKGSLPRHERDNIMSRLHVARDYDAFKECEVVIEAVSEDLALKRKIIGQLDSVASPRTLLGTNTSSLPISKLSEGLKHSDRFLGMHFFNPAPVMKLIELVRGEKTSEQAMVDARAISTALDKTAVKVKDSPGFIGNRVNRPFYLEALRLLETGEANIRSIDTAMKTVGGFRMGPFELLDLIGLDINFRVTETVYEGFGKPSRFAPSAIQQKLVAEGRLGRKSGCGFYDYSNGEPTVAYETKPKDCTSWKASESLKQFAEMLEKPADRNMWIYSRIFMAVMNEAAMTADSVALARDVNLTMELGFNYPEGPLATADYVGLDICQRLLADYHRDTNGDERYAPNPLMDRHVAKGELGEKTAHGFLYHAL
- the frr gene encoding ribosome recycling factor; translation: MPLDEIEFEAEEAMEKSVTYLKSEYRGVRTGRASPGLVDQVKVKVAAYGGAPMELKALATISAPDAGMLIVKPFDPTTLKDIERSLQEASLGINPQSDGKVLRLPIPPLSGERRQQIATQVKKLAESQKVVIRNARRDAIQKIEAEKKAGDLPEDDAKRGTENIDKLTKKFEGMLEELAAAKTKEVTEV